One genomic region from Arthrobacter sp. YN encodes:
- a CDS encoding DUF3710 domain-containing protein: MLFGRGKKSKDERSDTAGTVEESGAEAQSPESGQLGTPGDFRLAKGPLDIDEIEDRDGYVDLGALLIAPAEGLQLRLEVEEATQRVVAVTMDLNGSSLQLQAFAAPRSEGLWDEIREQITQSVASQGGETEEVSGAFGTELVAKLPAEAADGSRGFRAARFMGVDGPRWFLRGVLGGQAALERDAAAGLEELFRRVVVVRGDNPMPPRELLQLRLPKDAAVPGQAGAPQAAPAMEQPERGPEITQIG, translated from the coding sequence ATGCTTTTTGGGCGCGGCAAGAAGTCCAAGGACGAGCGGTCGGACACCGCCGGCACCGTCGAGGAATCCGGTGCTGAGGCACAAAGTCCTGAATCAGGCCAGCTTGGCACCCCCGGTGATTTCCGGCTTGCCAAGGGACCCTTGGATATAGACGAGATCGAGGACCGTGACGGCTACGTGGACCTCGGTGCGCTCCTGATCGCTCCTGCCGAAGGTCTGCAGTTGAGGCTTGAGGTTGAAGAAGCCACCCAGCGCGTGGTTGCCGTGACCATGGACCTGAACGGTTCCAGTCTGCAGCTTCAGGCGTTTGCGGCTCCGCGTTCAGAAGGTTTGTGGGACGAGATCCGGGAACAGATCACCCAGTCAGTGGCCAGCCAGGGCGGGGAAACCGAAGAGGTTTCCGGAGCCTTTGGTACCGAGCTGGTAGCCAAGTTGCCCGCCGAAGCGGCCGATGGCAGCCGCGGTTTCCGTGCCGCGCGCTTCATGGGCGTGGATGGGCCGCGCTGGTTCCTCCGCGGAGTCCTTGGTGGGCAGGCTGCCTTGGAGCGTGACGCTGCAGCGGGGCTGGAAGAACTTTTCCGCCGGGTAGTGGTGGTGCGCGGCGACAACCCGATGCCTCCGCGCGAACTGCTGCAGCTGCGCCTGCCCAAGGACGCTGCCGTGCCGGGACAGGCGGGCGCTCCGCAGGCTGCCCCGGCCATGGAACAGCCCGAACGAGGGCCGGAGATCACCCAGATTGGCTGA
- a CDS encoding DUF5998 family protein: protein MSTQSPTPQSRPSNTGHHTAHNHSSQGQSLDQALQQAGFYPRLVADVVDDALDGRECLSHLVHLETHFDRAEVRRHITVLVLTEDMLVITHVDDQQLDEAGEQIVAQISTESVPVAQIRSVVLSYMYSQPQDYKPSDPVRELTVSIAWSGGQRLDMGPASCGDPQCEADHGYSGTIAQEDIVLRISAEADGLQAVQDAKLFARALRAVNTGNPTPVQHTGIPAPRPRSGVFSNRLSRGHQR, encoded by the coding sequence ATGAGCACCCAGTCTCCGACGCCTCAATCACGCCCGTCCAACACCGGGCACCACACCGCGCATAACCACAGCTCGCAGGGGCAGAGCCTGGACCAGGCGCTGCAGCAGGCCGGGTTTTATCCGCGGCTGGTGGCCGACGTCGTCGATGACGCCCTGGACGGCCGGGAGTGCCTGTCCCATTTGGTGCACTTGGAGACGCACTTTGACCGCGCCGAGGTCCGCAGGCACATCACTGTACTGGTGCTCACCGAAGACATGTTGGTGATCACCCATGTTGACGACCAGCAGCTTGATGAAGCCGGCGAGCAAATTGTTGCGCAGATCTCCACGGAATCCGTCCCAGTGGCCCAAATCCGCTCGGTGGTGCTGAGCTACATGTATTCCCAGCCCCAGGACTACAAGCCCTCCGATCCTGTACGGGAGCTCACCGTCTCCATTGCCTGGTCCGGAGGCCAGCGTTTGGACATGGGCCCGGCGAGCTGCGGAGACCCCCAGTGCGAGGCAGATCACGGGTACAGCGGAACCATTGCCCAGGAAGACATTGTGCTGCGCATCAGCGCCGAAGCCGACGGTCTGCAGGCCGTCCAGGATGCCAAGCTCTTTGCCCGCGCCCTGCGAGCCGTTAACACAGGAAATCCGACTCCCGTCCAGCACACGGGCATCCCGGCTCCACGGCCGCGTTCGGGTGTCTTCAGCAACCGCTTGAGCCGCGGACACCAGCGTTGA
- a CDS encoding alkaline phosphatase family protein: protein MRDAAQTSSPVTHDAADLPSAPLFGSKSIAEVFTSSAAALGVPGFTNHLQVPASQRVCVVLADGLGRNLLKQKASHTPFLRSVLAEGQGNVPQWIDSAFPSTTAASLASLGTGLPAGQHGMVGYDVLDPAQDKVVNLLGNWDSQVDPVEWQPHATVFERLAGELDVVTVSLPQFGNSPMTQAALRGSRFVGGTTLHARTAAAAEAMSGGGRSLMYFYLNELDKAGHRYGCQSDRWEHQLEELDSAVKRLSATLPAGTTILLTGDHGMVDVPESQRLDYSADESLVAGVRHTAGEPRMVHLYLEPDATVEHRDALLAAWRHRFGERIWAFTRNQAMDAGLFGAVRPEVAPRIGDVMIAARDTLALYDTRRARPASLEVVGQHGSLTKAEREVPLVCFAAAGKKGKRG from the coding sequence TTGAGGGACGCCGCACAGACCTCGTCTCCGGTGACCCACGACGCAGCCGATCTTCCCTCCGCCCCGCTGTTCGGGAGCAAATCGATCGCGGAAGTCTTCACGAGTTCTGCAGCTGCCCTCGGAGTGCCCGGGTTCACCAACCACTTGCAGGTGCCGGCATCCCAGCGTGTCTGCGTTGTCCTCGCAGATGGCTTGGGCCGCAACCTGCTCAAACAGAAGGCTTCCCACACGCCCTTCCTCCGCTCAGTCCTGGCCGAAGGGCAGGGCAACGTCCCGCAGTGGATCGACTCAGCATTCCCCAGCACCACGGCAGCCTCCCTGGCGAGCCTGGGCACCGGCTTGCCCGCCGGACAACATGGCATGGTGGGATACGACGTCCTGGATCCAGCGCAGGACAAGGTGGTGAATCTCCTGGGCAACTGGGATTCACAGGTGGATCCGGTGGAGTGGCAGCCCCACGCCACCGTCTTTGAACGACTGGCCGGGGAACTGGACGTGGTGACAGTCAGCCTGCCTCAATTCGGCAATTCGCCCATGACGCAGGCCGCACTGCGGGGGAGCCGGTTTGTTGGCGGCACTACGCTGCATGCGCGGACGGCCGCGGCCGCGGAAGCAATGTCCGGTGGAGGACGTTCCTTGATGTACTTCTACCTCAATGAGCTGGACAAAGCCGGCCACCGCTATGGCTGCCAGTCGGACCGTTGGGAGCATCAACTCGAAGAGCTGGATTCCGCGGTCAAACGGCTCTCCGCAACGCTCCCGGCAGGTACCACCATTCTGTTGACCGGTGACCACGGCATGGTGGACGTTCCCGAATCCCAGAGACTCGACTACTCCGCCGATGAATCCTTGGTGGCCGGAGTCAGGCACACTGCAGGGGAACCGCGCATGGTGCACCTGTACCTTGAACCGGACGCCACAGTGGAGCATCGCGATGCCCTGCTCGCAGCCTGGCGGCATCGCTTCGGTGAGCGGATCTGGGCATTCACACGGAACCAGGCCATGGACGCCGGATTGTTCGGTGCTGTCCGCCCCGAGGTTGCGCCGCGCATCGGCGACGTCATGATCGCAGCCCGCGACACCCTGGCACTGTATGACACCCGCCGTGCCCGCCCCGCTTCCCTGGAGGTAGTAGGCCAGCACGGTTCGCTGACCAAAGCCGAGCGCGAAGTTCCCCTGGTGTGCTTCGCTGCGGCCGGCAAGAAGGGCAAACGTGGCTGA
- a CDS encoding potassium channel family protein has product MKVVIVGAGSVGSSIARELLAHKHQILLIDLKPEVIGRSGLRGARWLVGDACELSTLQDAKLEDADVVVSATGDDKVNLVVSLLAKTEFGVGRTVGRVNNPKNDWMFNDSWGVDVAVNTPQLMTALVEEAVEIGDIVRLLTLQTGVASIVEFTVPHDSHVIGSTVGGIDWPEDATLVAILRDQAPITPTRDDVLDGGDELFFVTTIAAEDGLRSLLSPGSDDGGEPREETSSAADQSSEDDGFDG; this is encoded by the coding sequence GTGAAAGTTGTCATTGTTGGCGCAGGAAGCGTCGGCTCGTCCATTGCGCGCGAACTTCTGGCCCATAAGCACCAGATACTGCTGATCGACCTCAAGCCCGAGGTCATTGGCCGCAGCGGGCTGCGGGGCGCCCGCTGGTTGGTGGGAGACGCCTGCGAACTCAGCACCCTGCAGGACGCAAAACTCGAGGATGCCGACGTCGTGGTTTCAGCCACGGGGGACGACAAAGTCAACCTTGTGGTGTCTCTGCTGGCCAAGACCGAGTTTGGCGTGGGACGCACCGTGGGCCGTGTGAACAACCCCAAGAACGACTGGATGTTCAATGATTCCTGGGGCGTCGACGTCGCGGTCAACACCCCGCAGCTGATGACGGCATTGGTGGAAGAGGCCGTGGAAATCGGCGACATTGTCCGCCTCCTGACGCTCCAGACCGGTGTGGCCTCGATCGTCGAATTCACCGTCCCGCATGACTCCCATGTCATCGGCAGCACTGTGGGCGGGATCGACTGGCCGGAAGACGCCACACTGGTAGCCATCCTGCGCGACCAAGCACCGATAACGCCTACCCGGGACGATGTCCTGGATGGCGGCGACGAGCTGTTCTTCGTCACCACCATCGCAGCCGAAGACGGCCTCCGGTCGCTTTTGTCGCCAGGTTCCGACGACGGGGGCGAACCACGTGAGGAAACGTCGTCAGCCGCGGATCAGTCCTCTGAGGACGACGGCTTCGACGGCTGA
- a CDS encoding bifunctional acetate--CoA ligase family protein/GNAT family N-acetyltransferase: protein MVDQPGVGIYPEYWEADVVLRDGGTAHLRPIRPEDADALQAFHAGQSQASIYMRFFSFKPRLSGKEVRRFTEVDHINRVAFVITIGGEIMGIGRYDRLDDPDEAEVAFNISDAHQGRGIGSILLEHLAVAARENGIRRFTAEVLPDNRKMLMVFADAGYDLTRQFDDGVVSVEFNIDPTEKSRAVMESREHRAEARSVRDLLSPSSVAVIGASRKWGTVGYQLLEHIIEGGFKGPVYAVNPEAFELAGMVSFGKLSEIPGPVQLAIIAVPYEEVPKVVDDCAAAGVKGIVVATAGFADDGERGLARQHELVRRARANGMRVIGPESLGILNTHPAVSLNASMAPTMPPRGSLGLFSQSAAVGVAVYAAASRRRLGLSSFLSAGNRADVSGNDAMQYWEDDADTSAVGLYLESIGNPRKFSRLARRLSRSKPVIVAKSDVTGLSLPPGHEVRTTQAPAAAVDAMMRQAGVIRVETIEQLMDIAQIVSSQALPQGPGVAVYSNSVALGKVVSDTAGPLGLEVNRLVTDVDLDAGMSLALPALRTSLMESLADHSVHAVIAALLPARGLTVEALAGVLAECAAEAGKPVVAAFTGILDPSVHVEGMVGSAGRPVLPCFSNAGAAVAALAAIVGYAQWRDRDQGLFVEPDGCDVEGTRETLTAMLAGVTGEKLRKLDAGAAAALLAGYGIEVVPTLGFGTPDEAVQAADAVGWPVVLKTTDPALRHRLDLGGVRLDIQDAESLRLNVAQMRRALEPYGSPSLEVQAMAPVGQACTFRAIEDPLLGPVLSFGLAGDAVNLLDDWAHRVPPLSAADLHDVIRSPRASRKLFGYQGLPAVDVASLEDIAARLARLKDDHPGIALVEFNPVLAGPSGATILGADVWIGNAAQRTDSARRAMRS, encoded by the coding sequence ATGGTGGATCAGCCCGGCGTCGGCATTTATCCGGAATATTGGGAGGCTGATGTCGTCCTGCGCGACGGCGGAACCGCCCACCTTCGCCCTATCCGGCCCGAGGACGCCGATGCCCTGCAGGCCTTCCATGCGGGCCAATCGCAGGCGTCCATCTACATGCGGTTCTTTTCCTTCAAACCCCGGCTCTCCGGCAAGGAAGTGCGGCGGTTCACCGAAGTGGACCACATCAACCGGGTGGCCTTCGTCATTACCATTGGCGGCGAGATCATGGGCATCGGCCGCTACGACCGCCTGGATGACCCCGACGAAGCCGAAGTGGCGTTTAATATTTCGGACGCCCATCAGGGCCGCGGGATCGGCTCCATCCTCCTGGAGCACCTGGCCGTTGCTGCCCGCGAAAACGGCATCCGGCGTTTCACGGCCGAGGTCCTGCCGGACAACCGGAAGATGCTGATGGTCTTTGCCGACGCCGGCTACGACCTCACCCGGCAATTCGACGACGGCGTCGTGAGCGTTGAGTTCAACATCGACCCCACGGAGAAGTCCCGTGCCGTCATGGAATCCCGTGAGCACCGCGCTGAGGCCCGCAGCGTGCGCGACTTGTTGTCGCCGTCGTCGGTGGCTGTTATTGGTGCCAGCCGCAAGTGGGGGACCGTTGGCTACCAATTGCTCGAACACATCATAGAAGGAGGGTTCAAGGGCCCGGTCTACGCCGTGAACCCTGAAGCTTTTGAACTTGCCGGCATGGTGTCCTTCGGGAAGTTGTCCGAGATTCCAGGGCCGGTCCAGTTGGCCATCATCGCTGTTCCGTATGAAGAAGTACCCAAGGTGGTGGACGACTGCGCTGCTGCGGGCGTCAAGGGGATCGTGGTGGCCACGGCCGGATTTGCCGACGACGGCGAGCGGGGCCTGGCACGCCAGCACGAACTGGTGCGTCGTGCAAGGGCCAACGGGATGCGGGTGATCGGCCCGGAGTCCCTCGGAATACTGAACACCCACCCGGCCGTATCCCTCAACGCCTCCATGGCGCCCACCATGCCGCCCAGGGGAAGTTTGGGCTTGTTCAGCCAATCTGCTGCTGTGGGTGTTGCCGTCTATGCCGCCGCCAGCCGCCGCAGGCTCGGGTTGTCCTCCTTCCTCTCGGCGGGAAACCGTGCCGATGTTTCCGGCAACGATGCCATGCAGTACTGGGAGGACGACGCCGATACTTCCGCAGTGGGCCTGTATTTGGAATCCATCGGCAATCCCCGCAAGTTCTCCCGCCTGGCCCGCCGGTTGTCGCGGAGCAAGCCGGTGATCGTTGCAAAGTCCGATGTGACGGGCCTGAGCCTGCCGCCAGGACACGAAGTGCGGACCACGCAGGCCCCCGCTGCCGCAGTGGACGCCATGATGCGCCAAGCCGGCGTCATCCGCGTGGAAACCATTGAGCAGCTCATGGACATCGCCCAGATCGTGTCATCCCAGGCGCTGCCACAAGGCCCCGGCGTTGCCGTCTATTCCAATTCCGTGGCCCTGGGCAAAGTGGTGTCCGACACCGCGGGTCCGCTCGGACTGGAGGTGAACCGGCTGGTCACGGACGTTGACCTCGACGCCGGTATGTCGCTCGCGCTCCCGGCACTGCGGACCAGCCTCATGGAGAGTTTGGCCGACCACTCAGTCCACGCTGTGATTGCCGCTCTTCTTCCTGCGAGGGGACTCACGGTGGAGGCGTTGGCCGGTGTCCTGGCGGAATGTGCTGCGGAGGCCGGGAAGCCCGTTGTTGCCGCGTTCACGGGAATTCTGGACCCCTCGGTCCACGTGGAGGGCATGGTGGGTTCGGCAGGGAGGCCTGTGCTTCCGTGCTTTTCCAATGCGGGCGCTGCGGTGGCTGCCTTGGCGGCCATTGTTGGCTATGCGCAATGGCGCGACAGGGACCAGGGCTTGTTCGTTGAACCGGACGGCTGCGACGTTGAGGGCACCCGGGAAACGCTGACGGCGATGCTGGCCGGTGTTACCGGCGAGAAACTCAGGAAGCTCGACGCCGGGGCTGCCGCGGCGCTGCTTGCCGGCTACGGAATCGAAGTGGTGCCAACGCTTGGATTCGGTACACCGGACGAAGCCGTGCAGGCGGCTGACGCGGTGGGTTGGCCTGTGGTCTTGAAGACCACGGACCCAGCCCTCCGGCACCGGCTGGACCTGGGCGGCGTGCGGCTGGACATCCAGGACGCGGAATCGCTGCGCCTGAACGTTGCACAGATGCGCCGGGCTTTGGAACCGTATGGATCGCCGTCCCTTGAGGTCCAGGCCATGGCTCCGGTGGGACAGGCTTGCACTTTCCGGGCCATTGAGGATCCGTTGCTGGGGCCCGTGCTCTCCTTTGGGTTGGCGGGCGATGCCGTGAACCTGTTGGACGACTGGGCCCACCGGGTGCCGCCGCTCTCGGCTGCGGATCTGCATGACGTCATCCGCTCTCCGCGCGCTTCAAGGAAACTCTTTGGTTATCAGGGACTGCCTGCGGTGGATGTGGCTTCCCTGGAGGACATAGCGGCCAGGCTTGCCAGGCTGAAGGACGATCACCCGGGAATTGCGCTGGTGGAATTCAACCCCGTCCTGGCCGGCCCCTCGGGAGCCACGATCCTGGGTGCCGACGTCTGGATTGGCAACGCCGCACAGCGGACTGACAGCGCGCGGCGCGCGATGCGAAGTTAG
- the dut gene encoding dUTP diphosphatase, whose product MSNETAVFSTDTAPGTANGSETPAAYGAPTLEVQLKMLDAGLEAPSYAHPGDAGADLRAREDVHLAPGERKLVPTGVSIALPNGFVALIHPRSGLATKHGLTVVNAPGTVDAGYRGEIAVTLLNTDKDHAINLKRGDRIAQMVIQRVEYARFVAVDQLSDSVRGTGGFGSTGGFNAPNPAANH is encoded by the coding sequence GTGAGCAATGAGACCGCAGTATTCAGCACAGACACCGCCCCCGGAACCGCCAACGGCAGTGAGACCCCCGCGGCCTACGGAGCCCCCACCTTGGAAGTCCAGCTGAAAATGCTCGACGCCGGGTTGGAAGCGCCGTCCTACGCCCACCCGGGAGATGCCGGAGCCGACCTCCGGGCCCGCGAGGACGTACACCTCGCCCCCGGTGAGCGGAAGCTTGTTCCCACGGGCGTTTCGATCGCGCTGCCGAATGGATTCGTGGCTCTGATCCACCCGCGGTCGGGACTCGCCACCAAGCATGGACTGACCGTCGTCAACGCTCCAGGCACTGTGGACGCAGGCTACCGGGGCGAGATCGCGGTGACGCTCCTGAACACCGACAAAGACCACGCCATCAACCTCAAGCGCGGCGATAGAATTGCACAAATGGTGATTCAGCGCGTTGAGTACGCGCGGTTCGTGGCCGTTGACCAACTGTCCGATTCCGTTCGTGGAACCGGCGGTTTCGGTTCCACGGGCGGCTTCAACGCACCGAATCCCGCAGCAAACCACTGA
- a CDS encoding DUF3159 domain-containing protein, translating into MTVSNGSEPKDTGGAVPDQRTSPPDDSVKPSADAPSVSDLAAGYAEKAGLHRNSAGHVDMLKSAGGWQGIAESILPGLVFLVVFTVTRDLTPALVAALAAAAVFTVVRLIQRRPLTQALAGVVGVGISAWLANTTGKAEDFYVLGFFTNIAYIAAMVLSIVLKWPVAGLLFGFVRNEGLEWRKDPERLRAYKLGTWVVVAVLALRLVVQVPLYFMGEAGLTALATTRLLMGAPLYILGLWVAWLLTKPALQPSKPSSSED; encoded by the coding sequence ATGACCGTGTCCAACGGATCAGAACCCAAGGACACCGGAGGCGCTGTTCCCGATCAGCGGACGTCACCGCCGGATGATTCCGTCAAGCCGTCGGCGGACGCCCCCAGTGTGTCCGATCTCGCTGCCGGCTACGCCGAAAAGGCCGGCCTTCACCGGAACAGTGCCGGGCATGTGGACATGCTGAAGTCCGCCGGTGGGTGGCAGGGAATCGCTGAGAGCATTCTTCCGGGACTGGTTTTCCTGGTGGTTTTCACCGTGACCCGTGATCTAACCCCCGCGTTGGTGGCGGCTTTGGCTGCCGCCGCGGTTTTCACCGTGGTCCGGTTGATCCAACGGCGTCCCCTGACCCAGGCATTGGCCGGAGTGGTGGGTGTCGGGATTTCCGCGTGGTTGGCCAATACCACGGGCAAGGCAGAGGACTTCTACGTCCTGGGCTTCTTCACCAACATCGCCTACATCGCCGCCATGGTGCTCTCCATTGTCCTCAAATGGCCGGTGGCGGGCCTGCTTTTTGGTTTCGTCCGCAATGAGGGACTTGAATGGCGGAAGGATCCTGAACGGCTCAGGGCGTACAAACTGGGGACGTGGGTTGTGGTGGCAGTTCTTGCACTGCGCCTGGTGGTGCAGGTGCCGTTGTACTTCATGGGTGAGGCCGGCCTGACAGCGTTGGCGACCACCAGGCTCCTGATGGGCGCCCCGCTGTACATCCTGGGTCTCTGGGTTGCCTGGTTGCTCACCAAGCCTGCACTTCAGCCGTCGAAGCCGTCGTCCTCAGAGGACTGA
- a CDS encoding DUF3093 domain-containing protein — MPTPDQSSPVPARNTPTSSEVLYTEKLWPSVWIWVVVVGLSGAGILMFGPISAATGIIAALVLLAIMTIMLVLSTPTITVTPTTVRVGRASIDRKFVGSVQAFTKGEATAERGPRLNGLAYMCFRGWIDPVVKIEITDPADRTPYWLASSRRPDELVSALTTPRD, encoded by the coding sequence ATGCCTACGCCTGACCAGTCCTCCCCCGTGCCTGCCCGGAACACCCCGACGTCATCGGAAGTCCTCTACACCGAGAAACTGTGGCCGTCAGTGTGGATCTGGGTTGTCGTGGTGGGCCTGTCCGGCGCCGGCATCCTGATGTTCGGCCCCATCAGTGCCGCAACGGGCATCATCGCGGCTTTGGTCCTGCTGGCCATCATGACCATCATGCTGGTGCTCTCAACACCCACTATTACGGTCACCCCCACCACGGTCCGGGTAGGCAGGGCCAGCATCGACCGGAAGTTCGTGGGATCCGTCCAGGCCTTCACCAAGGGCGAAGCCACCGCCGAGCGGGGTCCCCGGCTCAACGGACTCGCCTACATGTGCTTCCGAGGCTGGATCGACCCCGTGGTCAAGATTGAGATCACGGACCCCGCGGACCGGACTCCGTACTGGCTTGCCTCTTCCCGCAGGCCTGACGAACTGGTCTCGGCGCTCACCACCCCGCGGGACTGA
- a CDS encoding DUF4193 domain-containing protein, which translates to MATDYDAPRKTEEDVSEDSLEELKTHQSGKQSSAVDVDETDLADGFELPGADLSGEELLIQVMPPQPDEFTCFNCFLVKHKSQIATERGGHLYCTECEG; encoded by the coding sequence ATGGCCACCGATTACGATGCCCCTCGAAAGACCGAGGAAGACGTCAGCGAGGATTCCCTGGAAGAACTCAAGACGCACCAGTCGGGGAAGCAATCTTCCGCCGTGGACGTCGATGAGACGGACCTGGCCGACGGCTTCGAGTTGCCGGGTGCTGATTTGTCCGGCGAAGAACTCCTGATACAGGTCATGCCACCCCAACCGGACGAGTTCACCTGTTTCAATTGCTTCCTGGTGAAGCACAAGTCCCAAATCGCCACGGAGCGTGGCGGACATTTGTACTGCACGGAATGCGAAGGCTAG
- the sepH gene encoding septation protein SepH: MQDLRLVGVHDDGGHLLLSGPGGAMFQLPIDEALRAAASRTPAQVAARAANTAIAMSPRDIQSRIRSGATAAEVAELSGLPLANVQRYEGPVLAEREYVARQARNIEVAAPAPGHDAYRSAFGDNPATLGEMVDHRLAAHGIDSATVEWDSWRRTDGAWTVVARFETVPGTHGSIGEEPPAMWTFSPQRKSLQNANRWAQQLSELEPLDGPVPARRLAAVSDRPFDFETDAETAARASAKESDSLLEMLRSRRGQRLGVDEDGDDALAVLLSNVPAAHPRPGSEHEDLEENDAAEPEPASAVTEEPARKDGRPSMLSRLSLAPRHFEPHDEDKDDSLKLHQGVSTETREITVVAGPLRPVTSLTGRKPAGLDELLGGNSAVRTTDSPREESPDDHRDSETAADDSKGPEDSEVRKDADAPAERQPSRPKRSSIPSWDEIVFGARGD, translated from the coding sequence ATGCAGGATCTACGACTGGTAGGCGTCCACGACGACGGCGGGCATCTGCTTTTGAGCGGCCCCGGCGGTGCGATGTTCCAGCTTCCGATCGACGAAGCCTTGAGGGCAGCGGCGAGCCGGACCCCTGCCCAAGTGGCGGCCCGCGCCGCCAATACAGCCATTGCCATGTCCCCGCGCGACATCCAATCCAGGATCCGCAGTGGGGCCACCGCCGCCGAAGTGGCCGAGTTGTCCGGGCTGCCCCTCGCCAACGTCCAACGCTACGAAGGACCCGTCCTCGCAGAGCGTGAGTACGTAGCCAGGCAGGCACGCAACATCGAGGTTGCTGCCCCTGCTCCCGGCCACGACGCCTATCGTTCGGCCTTCGGCGACAACCCGGCCACGCTGGGTGAAATGGTAGACCACAGGCTCGCTGCCCATGGCATCGATTCCGCCACGGTGGAATGGGACTCGTGGCGCCGTACGGACGGTGCCTGGACCGTCGTCGCACGCTTCGAAACGGTACCGGGCACCCACGGCAGCATCGGCGAGGAACCTCCTGCCATGTGGACCTTCAGCCCGCAGCGCAAGTCCCTTCAGAACGCCAACCGCTGGGCCCAACAACTCAGCGAGCTCGAACCACTGGATGGACCCGTCCCGGCACGCAGGCTCGCGGCCGTATCAGACCGGCCCTTCGACTTCGAAACCGATGCTGAGACAGCCGCCCGCGCGTCTGCCAAGGAATCGGACAGCCTCCTGGAAATGCTCCGTTCACGGCGGGGTCAGCGCCTGGGAGTGGACGAAGACGGAGACGACGCCTTGGCCGTGCTGCTGAGCAACGTTCCCGCAGCCCACCCGCGGCCCGGGAGCGAGCACGAAGACCTCGAAGAAAACGACGCTGCAGAGCCCGAACCGGCTTCGGCTGTCACGGAGGAACCTGCACGCAAAGACGGCCGCCCCTCCATGCTCTCGCGGCTGAGCCTGGCACCGCGGCACTTCGAACCCCACGACGAAGACAAAGACGATTCGCTGAAGCTACACCAGGGCGTCAGTACGGAAACGCGGGAGATCACGGTGGTAGCCGGCCCGCTGCGTCCCGTCACTTCCCTCACGGGGCGAAAACCCGCCGGGCTTGACGAACTCCTGGGTGGCAACAGCGCTGTCCGCACCACGGACTCTCCGCGGGAGGAATCTCCTGACGATCACCGGGACAGCGAAACCGCAGCCGATGATTCCAAGGGCCCCGAGGACTCCGAGGTCCGCAAGGACGCCGATGCCCCCGCAGAACGCCAGCCGTCACGGCCAAAGCGGTCCAGCATTCCCAGCTGGGACGAGATCGTCTTCGGAGCACGCGGAGATTAG
- a CDS encoding thymidine kinase: MAELVFFSGTMDCGKSTLALQMDHNHRARGRGGVRFSCNDRAGYSTISSRLGLHIDAVEVEGGTDFWDEVVVRRTSGLRVDYLICDEAQFYTPAQVEQLARVVDEMEVDVFAFGITSDFRTRLFPGSQRLIELADKVQVLQVEALCWCGRRATQNARTVNGIMVVEGEQVMVGDVAPSTGGDNTAGRSAEGNPEAGVVDREAVVGYETLCRRHYMRRVTVHGANLMAGADQPLPFDIDACLWPGAGELHRS, encoded by the coding sequence GTGGCTGAACTGGTCTTCTTCTCAGGCACCATGGACTGTGGCAAGTCCACCCTTGCCCTCCAAATGGACCACAACCACCGCGCGAGGGGCCGCGGAGGTGTTCGCTTCAGCTGCAACGACCGCGCCGGATACTCCACCATCTCCAGCAGGTTGGGACTCCACATCGACGCCGTGGAAGTTGAGGGTGGCACCGACTTCTGGGACGAAGTGGTGGTCCGCCGCACCAGCGGACTTCGCGTGGACTACCTTATTTGCGATGAAGCGCAGTTCTACACACCCGCGCAAGTGGAGCAGTTGGCACGTGTGGTGGATGAGATGGAGGTGGACGTCTTCGCCTTTGGCATCACGTCAGACTTCCGCACCCGGCTGTTCCCTGGCTCGCAGCGCCTCATTGAGCTGGCCGATAAGGTCCAAGTGCTGCAAGTGGAAGCATTGTGCTGGTGTGGGCGCCGGGCAACCCAGAATGCCCGGACGGTTAACGGCATCATGGTGGTGGAGGGCGAGCAGGTGATGGTGGGTGACGTGGCACCCTCCACCGGAGGCGACAACACAGCAGGCAGGAGCGCCGAGGGAAATCCGGAGGCCGGCGTTGTGGACCGTGAGGCTGTGGTGGGTTACGAGACATTATGCCGCCGCCACTACATGCGGCGCGTCACGGTGCACGGTGCCAACCTGATGGCAGGGGCGGACCAGCCGCTCCCTTTCGACATTGACGCATGCCTCTGGCCGGGCGCAGGGGAGCTCCACCGCAGCTAG